The Maritimibacter sp. DP1N21-5 DNA window CGGCTGCCCGAGACCGAAGAAGCCCATTTCGAAAAGGTGGGCGTGACCTGCTACCGTCCCCGCCCGAACACCCCATAGGAGATCATCGATGTCGTTGAGAGACCAAATCAAAGTTCTTGTCGTCGACGACATGTCGACGAGCCGCGGCCTTATCACACAGGCGCTCGATGCCATCGGGATCAGGCAGATCGATACGGCGACGAACGGTCGTGACGCCTTGGAGTCCATCCGCAAGCGGTCCCCTCATCTGGTGATTTCGGACATGAACATGCCGGAAATCAACGGCTTGCAGCTGCTCCATGCCATCAGGACCGACCCCCGCACCACGAATACCGGCTTCTTGTTGATCACGTCCAAGGTCGACAAGTCGATCATCGAGACCGGCAAGAAACTCAGGATGAACAATTTCCTGCCCAAGCCGTTCCAGCCCGGCGATCTGACCAAGGCCATCGAGGCGATCTTCGGGAGGCTTTGATTTGACGAGAGACCTGAAGGATCTGTCGGTTCCCGCCCTCGCAAGCCTGCTTTCCACCGAGGTAGAGCTGGCACATTCAACCGTCGGCGATATCGAAAAGGTCGCGATGTTGCTGCTCGCGAACGTCGATGGGGATCAAGACTCGATGATCTCCATGGAAATGCAGAATCTCGATTATCTGCGGCAGCATCTGGAGGATGTGTCGACCTTCCTGAAGGCGCTGGTTCTCCTGCACGGATCGCAAGACAACGCCGCGTCCGAGGTCAACCTCAACCTCGAAGCGGTGCGGGAGCGCCTGCTGGGCCAAGGGCTGGGTCCCACCCCCCGCCGCGACCAAACAGATGTCGAATGGCTCTGATCCTGCTCGGGCGTTCCGAGGCAGGAGCCAGTGACCTGTCTTCAGCAGATCCAGAAGGACCGAATGACGCGGCAGATGCGCACTCGGTCACAGTTCGACGCTCGTAGTTGCGAGAGCCGTTCCTGACGGTTCACCTCTGCATCGCTCAGGGTGCCGGGCTTGGAGCCCGGCTCCCTGCCCGCTAGAATAGGATCGGGTCCGAAGGTCCCACGCGAGCGATCTTTCCGTCCTCTGGCAACTCCGTGTCCGTGACCAGTTTCACGCGGGCTCGGCCAGTGCCGGGCCAGAATTCGACGCGCCGCGCCTGTGTCCCGCCGGTGTCCTTCGCGGCTATGTCGATGCCCTCGTCCCTCAGGAAGTCGGTTACGAAGGCCGCATTCCGCTGTCCCGCGTCGGACGGTTTGCGCAGCAGGTGC harbors:
- a CDS encoding response regulator; this encodes MSLRDQIKVLVVDDMSTSRGLITQALDAIGIRQIDTATNGRDALESIRKRSPHLVISDMNMPEINGLQLLHAIRTDPRTTNTGFLLITSKVDKSIIETGKKLRMNNFLPKPFQPGDLTKAIEAIFGRL